The Klebsiella aerogenes KCTC 2190 region AGAAATAAAACAGCACCGGCGCGTTCATGGATTGCTGCAGCGTCTGCTGCAGGTTGGCTTCGGTAATATTGACAATATTCTGTTCGGACATGAGCGTATCTCGTTGGTCGATTTCTGTTTTAGATGGGGGCGACATTCAGCGCTTCAACTCAGCCCTGGATAATTTTGTCCATCGCACGGGCCGGTAGCAGGCGTTTTAACCAGCCTACCGCGTGGGTGACCAGCGTCACCGGATAGCGCAGTTTCGGCTTGTCGCTGACGAAGGCGTGACGCACTTTTTCCACCACCGCCTCCGGGCCGAGCGTAAAGCGCGCGGCAATACCGGGGTTTTCTACCGTCTTGTCGCCGGTCTGGTTAACATTGTTGGTAAAGCGGGTGCGGATTGGTCCAGGCTCAATCAGGCTGACTTTTATGCCACTGTGGCGGAGTTCCATGCGCAGCGCATCGGACCACGCCTCCAGCGCGTATTTACTGGCGGCATAGGCGCCGCGGCCGGGGCTGGAAATCAGCCCCATCACCGAAGAGGTCATGACGATGCGGCCCTCGCCGTGAGGCTGCATAGCGGGCAGCAGCAGCATGGTGAGCTGGTGGGCGCCGAAAAAGTTAGCAGAAAACTGCTGTTCCATCTGCTGACGGCTGATGGTGGTGAGCGGGCCGTAGACGCCGTAGCCAGCATTATTGAACAGGCCATACAGGCGGTTCTCGGTCAGCGCGATGACCTCGGCGGCGGCATTTTCGACGCTTTGCGGATCATCGAGATCCAGCAAAATACCGGTCAGACCCAGCTCCTGCATACGGGCGACATCCTCCCCCTTACGGCAGGCGGCCAGTACCCGGAAGCCCTGGCGCTTTAAATCAAGCGCGCTTTCGAGGCCAATTCCGCTGGAACATCCTGTAACTAAAACCGATTTTTGCATAACTTTACCTGTGAATGACTCCCGGCGTTCAGGAGTCATGATTAACTAAGGGAGCCAACCGGGTTGCCATCCAGTCGGCAATAAACGGTTGCGCATCGCGATTAGGATGAATGCCGTCGTCCTGCATCCATTGTGGCTTGAGATAAACCTCCTCCATAAAAAAGGGCAGCAGAGGAATATCGAACTCTTTGGCCAGCTGCGGATAAATCGCGCTAAAGGCTTCATTATAACGGCGCCCATAGTTGGCGGGCAGGCGTATTTGCATCAGTAGCGGTTGGGCCTTCGCCGCTTTGATATCCTGAATAACGGTGCGTAGCGTCTGCTCCGTTTGCTGCGGCGGGAAACCGCGCAGCCCGTCGTTGCCGCCCAGTTCCACCAGCACCCAGCGCGGTTGGTGCTGCTTCAGTAGCGCCGGCAGGCGCGCCAGGCCCTGCTGCGATGTATCGCCGCTGATACTGGCATTGACCACCGTCGTTTTGGCCTGCCACTTATCATTGAGCAGAGCAGGCCAGGCAGTATTCGCCGCCATCCGATAGCCGGCGCTCAGGCTATCGCCAAGCACTAACAGCGTATCCGCCGCCATTGCGCGGCAGGTAAACAGAACCATAAACAGGAAAGGCAAATGCCAGCGGAAAACATACTTGAAGTTCATCATCTTAAGAAATCCGTCGGTCAGGGAGAGCATCAGCTGTCCATCCTTACCGGAGTTGAGCTGGTTGTCAAACCGGCGCAAACCATCGCCCTGATTGGCGAGTCCGGTTCCGGGAAATCCACGCTGCTGGCGATTCTCGCCGGGCTTGACGACGGCAGCAGCGGCGAAGTGTCTCTTCTGGGGCAGCCGCTGCATCAAATGGATGAAGAGGCGCGCGCGAGGCTACGCGCAAAGCACGTAGGCTTTGTCTTTCAATCGTTTATGTTGATTCCGACGCTAAACGCCCTTGAGAACGTCGAGCTGCCGGCATTGCTGCGCGGCGCCAGCGATAGCCAGAGCCGTGGCGATGCGCGCGCGCTGCTTGAACAACTGGGGCTTGGCAAACGGCTGCACCATTTGCCGGCGCAGCTTTCCGGCGGCGAGCAGCAGCGAGTGGCGCTGGCCCGCGCCTTTAACGGCCGTCCGGCGCTGCTGTTTGCCGATGAGCCGACCGGCAATCTCGACCGTCACACCGGCGATAAAATCGCCGATCTGCTGTTCTCGCTCAACCGCGAACACGGTACCACGCTGATTCTGGTGACCCACGATCCGCTACTGGCGGCGCGCTGCGATCGTCGCTTACGCCTGGTGGATGGCAAGCTGCAGGAGGAAGCATGATAGCCCGCTGGTTCTGGCGCGAATGGCGCTCGCCTTCGCTGCTCATCGTCTGGTTGGCATTAAGCATGGCGGTGGCCTGCGTGCTGGCGCTGGGCTCAATCAGCGACCGTATGGAAAAAGGGCTTAGCCAGCAAAGCCGCGAATTCATGGCCGGGGATCGCACCCTGCGCAGTTCACGCGAAGTGCCTGCCGAGTGGCTCGCCCAGGCGCGTACGCTAGGGTTAACCGTCGGCGAACAGCTGAACTTCGCCACCATGACTTTCGCTGTAGATACCCCGCAGCTGGCGGACGTGAAGGCGGTTGATGATACTTATCCGCTGTACGGCACGCTGGAGACCGCACCGGCGAGATTAAAACCGCAGCGCGGCAGCGTCCTGCTGGCGCCAAGGCTGATGGCATTACTGAACCTGAAAACCGGCGATAACATTGACGTTGGCGACGCCACCTTGCGCATCGCTGGCGAGGTCATTCAGGAGCCGGACGCCGGATTCAACCCCTTCCAGATGGCGCCGCGGCTAATGATGAATATCGCCGACGTGGCGAAAACCGGCGCGGTACAGCCCGGCAGCCGCGTCTCCTGGCGCTATAAATTCGCGGGTAGCGCACAGCAGCTGGCGGCTTACGAGCGGTGGCTGCTGCCGAAGCTTGGCGCGGAACATCGCTGGATTGGCCTGGAGCAGGATGATAGCGCGTTGGGTAAATCGCTGGAGCGCTCGCAGCAATTTTTACTGCTGTCCGCGTTACTAACGTTGCTGCTGGCGGTCGCCGCGGTAGCGGTAGCGATGGGCCATTACTGCCGCAGCCGCTACGATTTGGTCGCCATCCTTAAGACGCTGGGCGCCGGGCGGGCGCAACTGCGTAAACTTATCGTCGGTCAGTGGCTAATGTTGCTGGTGCTGGCCGTGGTGGCGGGGGGCGCGATGGGGCTGCTGCTGGAAAAAGCCCTGCTGCTGATGCTTAAACCGGTGCTGCCTGCCGCGCTGCCGCCCGCCAGCGGCTGGCCGTGGTTGTGGGCTATCGGCGCGATGGTGGTGATTTCGCTACTGGTCGGCTGGCGGCCGTACCGGCTGCTGCTGGCGACTCTGCCACTGCGGGTATTGCGGCAAGATGTGGTGGCTAACGTCTGGCCGCTAAAACACTATATTCCGGTGGTTTGCGCGGTGGTTGTCGGCGGACTGGCATGGCTGATGGGCGGTAGCCCGCTGCTGTGGTCGGTGTTGGTCGGGGCGCTGGTACTGGCGCTGTTGTGCGGGCTGGTAGGCTGGGCCTTGCTGTGGTTGCTCAAGCGCTTAACGCTGAAAGCGTTACCGTTGCGCCTGGCGGTGAATCGCCTGTTGCGCCAGCCGTGGTCAACGCTGAGCCAACTGGCGGCGTTTTCACTGTCGTTTATGCTGCTGGCTCTGCTGTTGGTGTTACGCGGCGATTTGCTCGAACGCTGGCAGCAGCAGCTGCCGCCGGAAAGCCCGAACTACTTCCTGATTAATATCGCACCCGAACAGGTAGTGCCGGTGAAGACATTCCTTGCCGAACACCAGACCCGGGCGGCGGAGTTTTACCCCATCGTGCGCGCGCGGCTGACGCAGATTAACGGTCAAACCACCGAGGGCAATAAAGACGAAGCGCTAAACCGCGAGCTTAATCTCACCTGGAGCGAGCAGCGCCCGGATCATAATCCGCTGGTGGCCGGCAGTTGGCCGCCGAAGGCGGGCGAGGTGTCGATTGAAGAGGGGCTGGCGCAGCGGTTGGGCGTCAGGATCGGTGATAGCGTCACCTTTACCGGCGACACTCAGCAATTTAACGCTAAGGTGACCAGCGTGCGCAAAGTTGACTGGGAGAGCCTGCGGCCAAACTTCTTCTTTATTTTCCCGCCAGGGGCGCTGGATGGGCAGCCGCAAAGCTGGCTCACCAGCTTCCGCTGGGATAATGGCAACGCGATGCTGACCCAGCTTAATCGCGAATTCCCCACCGTTAGCCTGCTGGATATCGGCGCCATCCTGCGCCAGGTAGGCCAGGTGTTGACGCAGGTAAGTCGCGCGCTGGAGGTCATGGTGGTGCTGGTCACCGCCTGCGGCGTGCTATTGCTGCTGGCTCAGGTGCAGGTCGGGATGCGTCAGCGGCATCAGGAGCTGGTCGTCTGGCGGACGCTGGGGGCCGGTAAAAACTTGCTACGTACCACGCTGTGGGCGGAGTTCGCTCTGCTTGGCGTGGTGTCGGGGCTGGTGGCGGCCATTGGCGCCGAGGTGGCGCTGGCGATGCTGCAAACCAAAGTGTTTGATTTTCCATGGACGCCGGACTGGCGGCTGTGGGTTATGCTGCCATTATCCGGCGCTATATTATTATCGTTGTGCGGCGGATGGTTGGGATTACGCTTATTAAAAGGAAAAGCGTTATTCCGACAATTTAACCAGTAAATAGATTTCATTTTTATGAAGCGCCGCGCAATTTCGCGGCGCTTTTATTTTAACGGCACAAAATGATAATTCCTTGATTTTTAAGCGCACAAAACATTAAAAACCCAACAACACGTCGTGCTAATTCGCAGTTAATATTCAACTGGCAAATATAAGGTTGCTTATTACTCAAGGAAAAAGCATGGCACATAAAATAAAAGCGCTGGCGATCTCGATCAGCGCAGCATTAGCGTTAACCTCTTTTGCATCCCAGGCTGAGATTACGCTGCTGAAACAAGATCCGCAGGCGGGCGATCCGTTAAGCCGCCTTAACTTTACCGTCGGCGGCAGTATTCGTCCGCAGTTCAACATGATGACCGGCGATGGCGATAAAGGTTCCTACAAGCGTAACGGTTTCGACGGCGGCACCCGTTTCCGCTTTGCGGCTGATTACTATCTGTTTGATGATATTAGCTGGATCAGCTACTACGAATTGGGCGTGAATATTCCGGCGCTGTTCGATTGGGACAATCACTACGCGGAAGGGGCGAACAATACCACCCGCCGTATGCTTTATACCGGTCTGAAGAGCGATACCTGGGGGACATTAACCTACGGTCAGCAGAACAGTATTTACTATGATGTCGTCGGCGTGAAAACCGATATCTGGGACTACGATATGATCGGTCAGGCTCCGGGTAACGGTATTAACGGCGACTACGATGGTTCTTATCGTTCACGCAATATGTTGAAATATAAGAAAACCGTCGGTGATGTCGATCTGTACGGATCCTATCTGTTTGAAGATAGCGAGTATTTGCCGGGCGATGGTCTGCGCTACAAACGTAAAGGCGGCGGGTCTATCGGCGTGGATTACCACATCATGAAGGACCTGACCTGGGGTACCGCGTGGAACTACACCCGCGCCGAAATGCGCGACCCGTCAAGCTCCGATAGCAAAACCTACGACCAGAATATTGTCGGTACCGCGCTGAGCTGGACTCCGGATAACTGGACCTTCTCCTTCGGCGGCGGCTGGTATCAGAACTTCCTGACTACCAAGAAAACCAATGTGCATGATTACTTCGCCGGCGATGCCTGGGGTATTGAATACTTTGCCGGCTATAAATTCCCGATCAATCAATACGCTGTTAAATCTATTCAGCCGTACTTTATGGGCGACCGTCTGGAGTACGTGAATGGCCGCAACTACCAGCGTATTGATAACGGTTTGGGTGTTAGCTTCCAGCTGGATTACGGTTTCCGTGTTGATTACGAGCACGTGTTTACCTCCAGCACCGATGATCTGGGCGATATGAACCTGGTGCGTCTGCGCTACGACTTCTGACGATGAGTCGCCGCAAGCCGGGAATTTCCCCGGCTTGCGCTGCGCTAAGCCGGGCTACCAAATCGCACAGCGCTGTAGCCCCGGTAAGCGGCAGCGCCACCGGGGATTTTGAGATCACCAGTGGGAGTAGCCCGGGTAAGGCGCCAGCCGCTACCCGGGAAACCGTCTGGTTGGGGGAGCTACTTCGCCAGCCAGGCGGCGACCTCCTGCCAGTTGCCGCGAAAAATAATTTTCCCGGCTTTTTTCCCCAACTGATAGCGATACATTGGGTCGTAGTATTCATTTAACAGCGGGACCAGCCAGGCGAAGTGAGCTTCGGTACTGGCGGTACGCTGTTGCTGCAACAATGCCGCGTCGAGTAGTTCGGTTAACTGAGCAAAGCGCTGTAGCCCCAGCCGACGCCGGATGGCAAACAGCCCGTGATGCAGATACTCGCTATATTCCTGCCAGCCTTTCTCTTCGCCATAGGCGGCAATAAAGTCGCGGTGCATACGATCGAAGTACTCTTCACGCAACCGCTCCAGACGAACGTCAAACGGATCTTCCACCACCGCCAGCGGCGATTGCGCCATGCGGATACGCAGACACTCCGGCAGGTGGTTCGCGCCAATCATATGGCCTTCATCTTCCAGCACCCAACGTGTTTGTTGTTCAGCCTTTTTAAGCAGGGAGACCGCCAGATGGTTTTCGAACGTCGCCTGCGGGTGTTGCTGCTGCAACGTACGGCCAAATGACGAACCGCGGTGGTGGGCGTGACCTTCAAGATCGATACCGTCCGGGCGCGAGCAAACCAACTGGGTTTTGCCATTGCCGGTGCAGCCGCCAATCAGCACGATAGGGCGCTGTACCAGCTCCTCGGTAGCCTGTATTGCCGCCTGGCGTAGCGCTTTGTAGCCGCCGACAATCAGCGGATAATCGACGCCTGCTTCACGCATCCACTGCTGCACGATATGCGAGCGCTGGCCGCCGCGGGCGCAGCACAGATAGCCCTGTGGATAGCGGGCGCAGGCCGACAGCCACGCCTTGAGGCGGCTGGCGCGCAGGTCGCCATCGACCAGTTTATGTCCGAGGGCTAATGCCGCTTCCGGCCCCTGGCGCTTGTAACAGGTGCCGACGGCGGCGCGTTCATCATCGTTCATCAGCGGCAGGTTAATCGCCGCGGGCATCGCGCTTTGCTGAAATTCCACCGGCGCGCGGACGTCGATAAGCGGCGTATCCGCGCTGAGGATGGCGCGATAGTGTGTCCCATTTTCCATGGGTCGTCCTTTTGAGTTAAAACCGGGATGTGCTTACTGCGAGGTGGGGATTCTACGCGCCGAAGGGCATGCCGGGGAAGGGGATAGATCAAATCCCCGGCACGAATGGCTTAATTAAGCTGCGACTGCGCCCAGAAAACGCCGCTGGCGTATTCGGCTGGCAGGAGCGGTTTCAGCGCTTCCAGCGTGGCGCTCAGGCGATCGGTATCGCTGTCGGTCAGATTCAGGTGCCCGACTTTACGCCCCGGACGAACTTCTTTGTCGTACCAGTGCAGATGTACCAGCGGCAGTTTCAGCCAGTCGTAGTTCAGATCGCTGCCGATCAGGTTGATCATCACCGATGGGCTGTTGACCACCGGCGGCGGCAGCGGCAAATCGGTAATGGCGCGCAGGTGCAGTTCAAACTGGCTAATGGAAGCCCCGTTCTGTGTCCAGTGGCCGCTGTTGTGCACGCGCGGCGCCAGTTCGTTGATCAGCAGTCCCTCGGCGGTGACGAAGCACTCCATGGCCATCACGCCCACGTAGTCGAGCTCGTTCATGATCGCCGTCAGCATGCTTTCGGCCTGCGCCTGCTGGCGCGCATTGGCCTGCGGGAAGGCGACGCTGGCGCGCAGAATGCCGTCCTGGTGCAGGTTGCGGGTCAGCGGATAAAACACCGTGCTGCCGTCGCGGCCGCGGGCACCAACCAGCGACACTTCGCCGGAGAAATTAATCCCCTGCTCGACGATACACTCGCCGTAATTATCATCCGGCAGTTGTGCGGTTTCGTTCTCGCGTAGACGCCACTGCCCGCGGCCATCGTAGCCGCCGACGCGGCGCTTGACGATAGCCAGTTCGCCCAGACGGGCAAACACGGCGGGCCACTCGCTTTTATCCGCCAGTAGTTGCCACGGCGCGGTGGCGAGGCCAAGTTTGTCGAACAACTGTTTCTGGGTCAGGCGGTCGGCGATGATCGGAAAAACGTCGCGGTTGACGAAAGCCGGATGGCGCGCCAGTTCGCGGGTCAGGGCTGTTTCCGGCCAGCGTTCGATTTCAGCGGTGATGACGCTTTGCTGGAATGGCACCGCTTCCGGGTCGGCTTCCAGGCCAACCGGCCAGACGGCGATGCCCAGCGGTTCACCGGCCTGACGCAGCATGCGGCCTAACTGTCCGTTACCGAGGACGCAAACCTGTTTCATGCCGCACCTCGCGGGTCCGGGTTATCCAGCACCTCATCGGTTTGCGCCTGACGCCAGGCGCTCAGACGCTGGTGCAGTTCGGCATCATGCTGGGCGAGAATTTGCGCGGCGAGCAGGGCGGCGTTAGCGGCGCCGGCTTTGCCGATGGCCAGCGTGCCGACCGGGATGCCGCGGGGCATTTGAACGATAGAGTAGAGGCTGTCAACGCCGCTTAATGCCGCGCTCTGAACCGGCACGCCAAGCACCGGCACCAGAGTTTTCGCTGCAATCATGCCCGGCAAATGCGCCGCGCCGCCCGCACCGGCGATGATCACCTGATAACCGTTGCTTTCGGCGCTTTCGGCGAAGCTAAACAATTTATCGGGCGTACGGTGGGCGGAAACCACTTCAACATGGTGCGGAACGTTCAGGGTATCAAGGATTTCTGCGGCGAACTGCATGGTAGCCCAGTCGCTTTTGGACCCCATCACGATGGCGATACGCGCCGGATTATTGCGGGAAGACATGCGTCTGAAAACTCCTGTGGGTGTGCTTCACACTGCTTTAGAGGCCACAGAGAATAGCACGATATCCCGGCAAGGAAAACGGTTGCGTCGGCGGAAATACAGGGAAATCGTTGGCGAAATTAAAACGGGAAATAGATGAGTTCGACGCCGTCGGCGCTGACTTTCACCATTGACCCTTCGCTGTGCCACGCGCCGAGGACCACGCGCCACGCGGGCTGACCGTTGGCCAGCAGTTCATGGACGGCCGGGCGATGGGTATGGCCGTGAATCAGCCACTGCACCTGATGCCGCTCCATCGCGTCAACGACCGCCTGCGGATTCACATCCATAATTTCCATCGATTTGCTGCTGTTGGCGGCTTTGCTATCGGCGCGCATTTTGGCGGCGATGCGGCGGCGGATAAACAGCGGCAGGGCGAGAAACAGACGTTGGATCCACGGGGTATGGACTTTAGCGCGAAACACCAGGTAACCGGGGTCGTCGGTACATAAAGTGTCGCCATGCATAATCAACACTTCACGGCCATAGAGATCCAGCCGCTCTTCTTCAGCGAGCAGGATCATGCCGCTCTGGCGGGCGAAGCGCTGACCGACGAGAAAATCGCGGTTGCCGTGGATGAAGTAGCAGGGAACGCCGGCGTCAACGACGGCTTTGATGGCCGAAGCGATTTGCTGATGCAGCGGGTTCGGATCGTCATCGCCGATCCACGCCTCGAACAGATCGCCAAGGATATACAGGGCGTCAGCCTGACGGGCTTCCCCCTGTAAAAAACGCAGAAAACCGGCGGTGATCGCCGGTTCTTCTGTTTGCAGATGCAGGTCTGCAATAAAAAGTGTCGCCACGAATTATTCGCTGACGGTGACGCTTTTGATGACAACGTCTTCTTTCGGCACATCCTGGTGCATGCCGCTGCGGCCGGTGGCAACCGCTTTGATTTTGTCGACCACGTCCATACCTTCAACCACTTCGGCAAAGACGCAGTAGCCCCAACCCTGCAGGCTTTCGCCAGAGAAGTTCAGGAAGTCGTTGTCGACCACGTTGATGAAGAACTGCGCGGTGGCGGAGTGCGGGGCCTGAGTACGGGCCATCGCCAGGGTACCACGGGTATTTTTCAGACCGTTGTTAGCTTCGTTCTGAATCGGAGATTTGGTCGCTTTCTGATTCATGCCCGGCTCAAAGCCGCCGCCCTGAATCATGAAGCCGTTGATAACACGGTGGAAAATGGTGTTGTCGTAGAAACCTTCGCGGCAGTAGTCCAGGAAGTTTTTAACTGTTTCCGGCGCTTTGTCGTCAAACGTTTTGATTACGATATCGCCATGATTGGTGTGGAAAGTAACCATTTTTGCATCCTGTTCCGATGATTGTAGTGCTGAACCCAAGGTTGGGTATGACATAGGTGGCTGTTATAGCATAACCGCGGGGGTCGATGCACCTTGCAATGTGTGCTGCTTCCGGTTTGAATTAGGGTTAGAATAAGCGACTTATATCCACACACGTCTACACGGAATCTTCGATGTTAAAAATTTTTAATACACTGACGCGCCAAAAAGAAGAATTTAAACCTATTCATGCCGGGGAAGTTGGCATGTACGTGTGTGGAATTACCGTTTACGATCTCTGTCATATCGGCCATGGCCGCACCTTCGTCTCCTTCGACGTTGTCGCTCGCTATCTGCGCTTCCTTGGTTACAAGCTGAAGTACGTGCGCAACATTACCGATATCGACGATAAAATCATTAAGCGCGCTAATGAAAATGGCGAAAGCTTTGTCGCGCTGGTCGATCGCATGATCGCCGAAATGCATACAGATTTTGACGCTCTGAACATTCTGCGCCCGGACAACGAGCCGCGCGCCACCCACCATATCGCTGAAATTATCGAAATCACCGAGCAGCTGATCGCCCGCGGTCACGCTTATGTGGCGGATAACGGCGACGTGATGTTCGACGTGCCGACCGACCCTAACTACGGTCTGCTATCGCGCCAGGATCTCGACCAGCTGCAGGCGGGCGCTCGTGTCGACGTGGTTGACGTCAAGCGTAACCCAATGGACTTCGTCCTGTGGAAGATGTCAAAAGAGGGCGAGCCGAGCTGGCCGTCACCGTGGGGTGAAGGGCGTCCAGGCTGGCACATTGAATGCTCGGCGATGAACTGCAAACAGCTGGGTAATCACTTTGATATTCACGGCGGCGGTTCGGATCTGATGTTCCCGCATCACGAAAACGAAATCGCGCAATCGACCTGCGCCCACGACGGCGAATACGTCAACTACTGGATGCACTCCGGAATGGTGATGGTCGATCGCGAGAAAATGTCGAAATCGCTGGGTAACTTCTTTACCGTCCGCGACGTGCTGAAGTACTACGATGCCGAAACCATCCGCTACTTCCTGATGTCCGGCCACTATCGCAGCCAGCTGAACTACAGCGAAGAGAACCTCAAGCAGGCGCGTTCGGCGCTGGAGCGTCTGTACACCGCGCTGCGCGGGACCGACAAATCCGCGCAGCCTGCCGGCGGCGAAGCCTTCGAAGCGCGCTTTATTGAAGCGATGGATGACGACTTCAATACCCCGGAAGCCTACTCGGTGCTGTTCGATATGGCGCGTGAAGTGAACCGCCTGAAAACGGAAGACGCGGCGGCCGCGAACGCGCTGGCGGCCCATATGCGTAAGCTCTCTTCGGTGCTGGGGCTGCTTGAGCAGGAGCCGGACGCTTTCCTGCAGAGCGGCGCGCAGGCCGATGATGGCGAAGTGGCGGAAATCGAAAGGCTTATTCAACAGCGTCTGGATGCGCGTAAAGCGAAAGACTGGGCGGCGGCGGATG contains the following coding sequences:
- the mnmH gene encoding tRNA 2-selenouridine(34) synthase MnmH — its product is MENGTHYRAILSADTPLIDVRAPVEFQQSAMPAAINLPLMNDDERAAVGTCYKRQGPEAALALGHKLVDGDLRASRLKAWLSACARYPQGYLCCARGGQRSHIVQQWMREAGVDYPLIVGGYKALRQAAIQATEELVQRPIVLIGGCTGNGKTQLVCSRPDGIDLEGHAHHRGSSFGRTLQQQHPQATFENHLAVSLLKKAEQQTRWVLEDEGHMIGANHLPECLRIRMAQSPLAVVEDPFDVRLERLREEYFDRMHRDFIAAYGEEKGWQEYSEYLHHGLFAIRRRLGLQRFAQLTELLDAALLQQQRTASTEAHFAWLVPLLNEYYDPMYRYQLGKKAGKIIFRGNWQEVAAWLAK
- the ybbP gene encoding putative ABC transporter permease subunit YbbP, with the protein product MIARWFWREWRSPSLLIVWLALSMAVACVLALGSISDRMEKGLSQQSREFMAGDRTLRSSREVPAEWLAQARTLGLTVGEQLNFATMTFAVDTPQLADVKAVDDTYPLYGTLETAPARLKPQRGSVLLAPRLMALLNLKTGDNIDVGDATLRIAGEVIQEPDAGFNPFQMAPRLMMNIADVAKTGAVQPGSRVSWRYKFAGSAQQLAAYERWLLPKLGAEHRWIGLEQDDSALGKSLERSQQFLLLSALLTLLLAVAAVAVAMGHYCRSRYDLVAILKTLGAGRAQLRKLIVGQWLMLLVLAVVAGGAMGLLLEKALLLMLKPVLPAALPPASGWPWLWAIGAMVVISLLVGWRPYRLLLATLPLRVLRQDVVANVWPLKHYIPVVCAVVVGGLAWLMGGSPLLWSVLVGALVLALLCGLVGWALLWLLKRLTLKALPLRLAVNRLLRQPWSTLSQLAAFSLSFMLLALLLVLRGDLLERWQQQLPPESPNYFLINIAPEQVVPVKTFLAEHQTRAAEFYPIVRARLTQINGQTTEGNKDEALNRELNLTWSEQRPDHNPLVAGSWPPKAGEVSIEEGLAQRLGVRIGDSVTFTGDTQQFNAKVTSVRKVDWESLRPNFFFIFPPGALDGQPQSWLTSFRWDNGNAMLTQLNREFPTVSLLDIGAILRQVGQVLTQVSRALEVMVVLVTACGVLLLLAQVQVGMRQRHQELVVWRTLGAGKNLLRTTLWAEFALLGVVSGLVAAIGAEVALAMLQTKVFDFPWTPDWRLWVMLPLSGAILLSLCGGWLGLRLLKGKALFRQFNQ
- the purK gene encoding 5-(carboxyamino)imidazole ribonucleotide synthase is translated as MKQVCVLGNGQLGRMLRQAGEPLGIAVWPVGLEADPEAVPFQQSVITAEIERWPETALTRELARHPAFVNRDVFPIIADRLTQKQLFDKLGLATAPWQLLADKSEWPAVFARLGELAIVKRRVGGYDGRGQWRLRENETAQLPDDNYGECIVEQGINFSGEVSLVGARGRDGSTVFYPLTRNLHQDGILRASVAFPQANARQQAQAESMLTAIMNELDYVGVMAMECFVTAEGLLINELAPRVHNSGHWTQNGASISQFELHLRAITDLPLPPPVVNSPSVMINLIGSDLNYDWLKLPLVHLHWYDKEVRPGRKVGHLNLTDSDTDRLSATLEALKPLLPAEYASGVFWAQSQLN
- the purE gene encoding 5-(carboxyamino)imidazole ribonucleotide mutase translates to MSSRNNPARIAIVMGSKSDWATMQFAAEILDTLNVPHHVEVVSAHRTPDKLFSFAESAESNGYQVIIAGAGGAAHLPGMIAAKTLVPVLGVPVQSAALSGVDSLYSIVQMPRGIPVGTLAIGKAGAANAALLAAQILAQHDAELHQRLSAWRQAQTDEVLDNPDPRGAA
- a CDS encoding porin, whose protein sequence is MAHKIKALAISISAALALTSFASQAEITLLKQDPQAGDPLSRLNFTVGGSIRPQFNMMTGDGDKGSYKRNGFDGGTRFRFAADYYLFDDISWISYYELGVNIPALFDWDNHYAEGANNTTRRMLYTGLKSDTWGTLTYGQQNSIYYDVVGVKTDIWDYDMIGQAPGNGINGDYDGSYRSRNMLKYKKTVGDVDLYGSYLFEDSEYLPGDGLRYKRKGGGSIGVDYHIMKDLTWGTAWNYTRAEMRDPSSSDSKTYDQNIVGTALSWTPDNWTFSFGGGWYQNFLTTKKTNVHDYFAGDAWGIEYFAGYKFPINQYAVKSIQPYFMGDRLEYVNGRNYQRIDNGLGVSFQLDYGFRVDYEHVFTSSTDDLGDMNLVRLRYDF
- the lpxH gene encoding UDP-2,3-diacylglucosamine diphosphatase; the encoded protein is MATLFIADLHLQTEEPAITAGFLRFLQGEARQADALYILGDLFEAWIGDDDPNPLHQQIASAIKAVVDAGVPCYFIHGNRDFLVGQRFARQSGMILLAEEERLDLYGREVLIMHGDTLCTDDPGYLVFRAKVHTPWIQRLFLALPLFIRRRIAAKMRADSKAANSSKSMEIMDVNPQAVVDAMERHQVQWLIHGHTHRPAVHELLANGQPAWRVVLGAWHSEGSMVKVSADGVELIYFPF
- the tesA gene encoding multifunctional acyl-CoA thioesterase I/protease I/lysophospholipase L1; amino-acid sequence: MMNFKYVFRWHLPFLFMVLFTCRAMAADTLLVLGDSLSAGYRMAANTAWPALLNDKWQAKTTVVNASISGDTSQQGLARLPALLKQHQPRWVLVELGGNDGLRGFPPQQTEQTLRTVIQDIKAAKAQPLLMQIRLPANYGRRYNEAFSAIYPQLAKEFDIPLLPFFMEEVYLKPQWMQDDGIHPNRDAQPFIADWMATRLAPLVNHDS
- the ppiB gene encoding peptidylprolyl isomerase B, coding for MVTFHTNHGDIVIKTFDDKAPETVKNFLDYCREGFYDNTIFHRVINGFMIQGGGFEPGMNQKATKSPIQNEANNGLKNTRGTLAMARTQAPHSATAQFFINVVDNDFLNFSGESLQGWGYCVFAEVVEGMDVVDKIKAVATGRSGMHQDVPKEDVVIKSVTVSE
- a CDS encoding SDR family oxidoreductase is translated as MTPERRESFTGKVMQKSVLVTGCSSGIGLESALDLKRQGFRVLAACRKGEDVARMQELGLTGILLDLDDPQSVENAAAEVIALTENRLYGLFNNAGYGVYGPLTTISRQQMEQQFSANFFGAHQLTMLLLPAMQPHGEGRIVMTSSVMGLISSPGRGAYAASKYALEAWSDALRMELRHSGIKVSLIEPGPIRTRFTNNVNQTGDKTVENPGIAARFTLGPEAVVEKVRHAFVSDKPKLRYPVTLVTHAVGWLKRLLPARAMDKIIQG
- the ybbA gene encoding putative ABC transporter ATP-binding protein YbbA → MPAENILEVHHLKKSVGQGEHQLSILTGVELVVKPAQTIALIGESGSGKSTLLAILAGLDDGSSGEVSLLGQPLHQMDEEARARLRAKHVGFVFQSFMLIPTLNALENVELPALLRGASDSQSRGDARALLEQLGLGKRLHHLPAQLSGGEQQRVALARAFNGRPALLFADEPTGNLDRHTGDKIADLLFSLNREHGTTLILVTHDPLLAARCDRRLRLVDGKLQEEA